The region TATCATTTATTATACATGAAAATTTGTAGAAGTTTCAGTTTTATATTTTGAATCCCATTTGGGTTGAAAGGGATGATCCTGACACTCTATTCTACAATACATAGTCAATTTAAGATTCAAACTAACAAAATTACTTGGATCATTAAAGCTTTGGATGATAGTTTATTTGAAATTGACTAAAGTACTGACACTTAGAAATGACTTGAAAGGTCTAAAATCATATTGTGCTCGAGTGATTATTATTTGAAGTTTTAGTAAGAACGTCAGTATATCTCTCAAAAATATCATTCTCACCTGAATGTCATGCAACGCAGGAGGGGATATCTCAACATGTCAATGGTATCACAGGTACACATATACATGTATATGTGTGTATCTGTTTGTGTGTGTGAATGAAATAAAAAGAGGGACGGTGTTGAAGCCAAAAGAGTGCAGAGTGATGACCAACAGGCCTCAGGAGGGTAGAGACCTCACTACTCAAATCTTTTTACCACATTGGCAGCAATTGGGTAAAGTCATCCTCCTCTTTCATTCAGTAAAATGATACTAGTTATATATTGGTACTTTCATAAAATCTCTTGCTTATGTTAATTTTtggaaaattcttaaaacaattGTTTATAATTTGGTCTGCAAAATTGAGTTTCACTAGTGTTTCGGTTTCGTAGCTACATTTATGTTCCATTCAATTTGCAGTACATATTAGATGAGATTATCAGGCATTTTCATAATATTACTATTAAATGCAACGAAATCTACCTATAAACAAAATCTGTCAATTAATCAACTGCATTTTTTCAATACGAATTAAATTGCTAGTTATATAGTCTAAGTAGAGAGTTTTGAACTTGCTGAAAAAATCACATGAATTTAGAATTGAAATTATGAATAAGAAACCTAGCAGCGTAATCCAAGATCATGTAAATGCCACAAACTCGTTTATCATACAAAATGTGGATTAAAATCCATCAAATGCGAATTTAAATATTTAGAAATAAAAACCAAGTCAACCATGGAAATTTACTCAAAAAACCCACCACTTCCATCTAATTAAATTATTGccttaaaaaatatatattgtaaTCTAAACAAAGTGATTTTCCTTTTAAAAATGGAAAATATACATTGTAATCAATCTTAAAAAATACAAAGTAATCACTATGGGATGACCTAGTGAATCGAGAATACAGGAATGAACTTATGTTTTAAATCTCAAAGACTGAATAGTTTTGGAATTGAAGAAAGATAGTCTGATGTCAATTTTAATAATCTTCTGAGGTAATAGATTAAACTCTGGATACGTAAAAATAATCACATGTCATTTATtcaattttgatttttaaaaCAGAGCAAGCTTGAAAAACATAGCAGGGTAAAAATAAATAGCAGAAACAAAGCATATATACTCAGCAAGAATTTTGGTGGTTTGATCAGAGAGATCAATTTTAACATGATCCATAAGAGAAGCCATGTCTAAGATAATTTTCCTTCTCAGAAACAAAAGAGTTTCGCGGACTATATATAACAAACAATTCAATGTATTTATAGATTGCAGAATATACACAAAAAGATACTAACTCCTCATTGTCTTTGGGGAAGTCGCCAGCGCCAGTTTCAGAGCCTTTCTCAGAGCGATATTAGGAGCCCTCGTCATCGAAGCCCTCTTCATCATCGCTAGTTTCGCCCTCTTATTGACAATTTCGTCGCCGTCATTGCATTCTTCATCACCGCTGTCGTTGATTTGTTCATCGCCATCGTCGTTGATTTGTTCATCGCCATCGTCGTTGATTTGTTCATCGCCGCCGTCGTTGATTTCTTCTTCATTACTGTCGTCGGGGACGATGAACTCCCAAGCGATATGTGGATGGGCACTATGTTCGGCGCGGCTTTGATATTGGGGATGGTTAGTTGCTTGGGGTTAAACATGGGGATGGGATTGGGGTTGTGGTTGGGTTTGGCGGGGTTCCGAGATCGTCAACTCCACCCCGCCAACCCCAACCACAATCCCATCCACATCTCCAGCTCCAAGTAACGAATCCTCCCCAATATCAAAGTCGTGGAGAATATAGTGCCCAAACACATAATGCTTCGGAGTTCATCGGCCCCGATGACAGCGATAAAGATGAAGAAATCAACGGCGGTAGTGATGAATGCAACGACGGCGGCGAAACTGACGATGATGAGAGGGCAAAACTGGCGATGATGAAGAGGGCTCTGATCACAAGGGCTTTGAAACTGGCGCTGGCGGCTTTTCTGAAGATAATGAGGAGTTAGTATTTCTTTGTGTACAAACTGCAATCTATAAATACATTGGATTGTTTGTTATATAGTCGGCATAACTCTTTGAAGACAAATTGTCTAAGACATGGCTTCTCTTTCAGATCTTGTTAAACTTGATCTCTCTGATCAAACCACCAAAGATTCTTACCGAGTATATATGTTTTGTTTCTGCTATTTATTTTTACCCTGCTATGTTTTTCAAGTTTGCTCTGTTTTAAAGTCAAATTTAAATAAATGACATGTAAATATTTTTACGTATCCAATCTATATCCAGAGTATAATCTATTATCTCATAAGAGTATTAAAATTGACACCGGACTATCTTTCTTCAATTCCGAAAACTATTCGGTCTCTGAGATTTAGAACATAAGTCCATTCATGTGTTCTCGATTCAGCAGGTCATCCTAGGGTGATTACTTTGTATTTTTTTTAAGATTGATTACAATGTATATTTTCCATTTTTAAAAGGAAAATCATTTTGTTTAGATTACAATGCtatgtatattttttttaaatattgtaTTGTAATATAAACAAAAACCAAGTCAACCATGGAAATGCACTCATtattaaaagaaaagaaagatcCTAGATTGCAGATTCATCAGACCTCCAAAACAACTAAATTCTGAGAATTGTATAGACCTGGGTCTATACATATATGCCTCTTTTAGATTCTGATGTAGTGCTGAAAAAGTAATAAATGGAAGAAAAAGAGAACAAAAAAAGAAATTGAACAAAATTGTGAACCAAGGACCTAGGGTTAAAAAAAGTTGAAACCCAAAAATCTTGAAATTCTTGCAACTATAACCGCACAGTGGTACTAACTAGAATTTGAGGGACTAAAGCTCATTCTTGGTCTCTTACCAACTTAGCCCATTCGATTACATTATCTTCGAGATAAACTTTGCTAGATTTGAAATTACTTAAGAATACTAAGGGGGTGTATTCAGTTGGGAGTTTGAAGAATTTTTATGGATTTTGAAAATCATGGGgtatttaatttggattttaaataatCCTTTATAATCTGATGGTATTCAACAAGAATTGGAAATAGTCTTTTAAAATATgagtgtattcaatttagattttaaaaagtcaatcaaaatttggtggtattcgatttggattttaaaaaatccgTCAAAACAACTCCATCAAAATCCGTGAACAATTAAAATCAacgaaaatcttttaaaatccaTAGATTATTAAcaatcctttaaaatctgaaatgaatACACCCTCCTAAGATTCTTAAATATTCCATTTccgttctctctctctctcttcaatgGCAGAATTCCTACAAACCTCCCTACGTAGTGAAGTATGAAATTGTTCCGGTAATATTGAAGATTAGAAAAACTAGTGGTTTTTTAAAAGACAGATTTTTTGCTGTACAAGTTATGGGAGGAGTCATATTGTTAGTAATTGTTAATTAAATAATGTTCCGGGGTTAAAAGTTTATCCTCTGTCGTCCTAGGTCCTGGTTTGGACCCTCGCTCATCCCGAGAATTTGTCAGAATAGATACTCATTTTTAagccatatttgtcaaaaaaaaatgTTCAAAGAATGTGTTAATTACACTGTTTTGTATTCTTGAATAATTGTATTCTTTGTCAAAAATTGTTTTGGGTCCACTTGAAATTATTTTCATCCAATTTAGGCTTCATAATTTACTACTATTAGACTGTTGTGGCGTAGAACAGATATAATGGTGTGGTGATCTGCCATTCTATTGCTCCGGTATATTTTATTTCTCTCTATTTTTGTCATTGTAAGTTTTATCATTGTTTGGTCGACATTATGATCGTATCAGGAGTACGATTGTAATTTTAGTTGTTTCCTTTCTTTACCATTTAGCTTTTATTGCAATTTCCAATTTGGATTAGGAGTCTGATACATTGTTTGATTTTTTTAGTTACCTTAATTATAAAAGGAGGTGGATCCTATGAATAGTGTTATGTATTAAATGAATATTTTGCTTTATTGTGATAAATAAAAGTATTGGATTTACACAACAAAGAGGGAGTAGGAGAGACGTATTGTTTTGTACGTAATAGAAAACCTGTTTAATTTCACGTGTTAAAATCAATACACATTCTCAGGAGAAAAGAAATGAAAGGAAAAAAGGGGGCTGCTATCTTGACGGAGATGGTGAATAAGGAACCCGTGGGGTTTGAGGTGGTGATTGGAAGCTTAACGCCGTCTAAAACGAGGAAGTACACATTGACAAACAGGCTTTGGGAGGGTGACCGACCTCTCTACGGCATCTCTTACAACTTCATTGACTCTAAATTCTTCAATCTCTTTGCTACTGTTGGAGGCAATCGAGTTAGTATACCCATCCCTTCATATTGTTTATCTTACGTTTCTTATTTTTTTAGTTGATTGAGTTTGTCATGTTTCTGTTCACCTTAGATTAGATTTGGAATTTCATTCTGAACTTGATATCTCTACATTAATTTGATTTCTGCTTCATTATTATACAGTTTTATTTCATATTAATATATTGGTATTGCCGCTGTTGTAACTCATACACCAAGGTCTTCTATGCATAATTTACTGTTTTAGAAAAAATTAGGACATTGTTATTCTCTGTTTGCTAGATTGAAGTACCGAAAAACATCTCCACTCAGAGATTGAGAGGTTGTCACACCTGCTTTTGTTTAGTATGTCAAGTCATTAACAAAATTGACACTTAATTTAGTGAACTTGCATGAAAGATGCTATACTTTCTAGTGATCACACTTCATTACTCTCTCTGTTCATATCCTGACATCAGAAAATATCTGTACTGTTTACCCATGATTGTAATCGCAAGTCAGTTTATTTGGAAAAAGCTGAGGGAACCTGCAAGTCTCTAATTGGGAGGTCCAATTGTAGCTCAACTGCTACATATCTGTTATATATGTTCCTTTACTCGCGAAGGGATTGGGGGAGGGGGAAGTGAAAAATATATATTGAATATGTAATGCTCTACTCTGAGGGTTAGCTTGTTTTTTGATTCTTTCTTGCGGATTTATATCTAATATATGATAAAACTGTTACTGTTGGCTTGTTATTACATGTTTATTCTATTCTTTCTTAATAGGTGACTGTTTACCAATGCCTTGAAGAAGGTCGTATTGCTCATCTCCAGTCTTATGTTGACAGTGATGTGAgtaaatatattatatatgtaaaaTGATCGAGGGTGTGTAGCATATATGTGTTTGTGAGTTTATGTGTCCTTGATGCATGCATTTCAGAGTATGTATTGATCCTGAAAGTTTCAAAACTAACTCGATTTGTTAATTAGAAGGACGAGTCCTTTTACACTGTGACCTGGTCATGTAACCTTGAAGGGAAACCACTTTTGGTGGCTGGAGGAGTTAATGGTGTAATTCGAGTCATCGATGTTGAAAATGAGAAGATACACAAGGTAAGCACCTCTATAGTTGCTCTTAATTTAGTTACACATGTGTGAAAGAAGTCTGTAAGTTCTACACTCAACTCCTACCAGCATCACCTATAATTCCGAAATTTTTTTAAAGGGCTTGAACAATTTCCTCTATAGTATTGGTAAGAAAAAATATAACCTCCTTAGAACATTTTTGCTTATTTTTATTTAAGAAAGTAAGCTATCAAGATACCAACTTACCAGGCCCTATAAAAACAATTCCTAGCGCCCATGACAATTCCATGATTTCAACAAAAGATAGTCTGGGAGACTTTTTTTGCACTGACCTATCTATTAAGCACATAATCGTGAAAGCAGGATGTCAATCTGTCATGTTTGGACATGGTTAAGTTATTTAGAACTACATATTCTTGCACATGGAATTATGTCAAGAGGAGTTTATTAGGCGGTAATATTGCTATACTAATAGTTCTTTGTTTTCGCACATCTACCTGAAGAGTGGACAAAGAATTTTTATCttatatataaattaaatttCCCATTTAATGGTACTTTCCACTTGTTTGACATGCTTGTTTTTATGTAAACTCTCACCCCAATGCAGTCCATTGTCGGTCATGGTAattcaataaatgaaatcaggACCCAGATGTTAAAACCACAGCTTGTTCTTTCTGCCAGCAAAGTAAGCACTGCAACCTTTTCCTTTTTTCTATTTCCTAGTACATTCTTCTTTCCTAATGCTCATAATTGATATCATGTCTACTTCGGAATAGGATGAATCTGTTCGTCTATGGAATGTCCAGACTGGAATATGCATTTTAATATTTGCTGGATCTGGAGGGCATCGAAATGAAGTCTTGAGTGTGGTATTATGGAAATTGCAATGACTTCTGATACATTTGAAATTCACTTCACCATCCGTAATGTTGACCGACGGATATCCTTTTGAGATATTACTGTCACAGCAGTGATATCAGATATGTAACATATGATTGGTACCATTCTTTCAGGATTTTCACCCTTCGGATCAGTATCGCATTGCAAGTTGTGGTATGGACAATACTGTCAAAATCTGGTCAATGAAGGGTAAGTTAATTTTTTTATTGTTTTATCATTATCATGTCTCATTGTGACAGACTATAAAAGGTATCATTACTGACGGTTCCCTATTATACACACGTGTATAGGCTTGTGTTCAGATACAAGGTATCTTAGCCTACAAAAATCTACCAAAATGAATCCTGTATGTGTATGTTTGTTTGTGTGTTGTGTGTACCCTGAGATTTATTTGGGCATGTTTTGCAAATCTTTTAAGTCAGCTTATTGACTTATAAACCCGCAACAGCTTATCGgcgagtgtttgtcgacccaacttataagttgaatttataacttataagttgataagttgaatattagtaatgacgtactttttctcaacttatttttgTTTTCTCGTTTTTTATTAATCTTAGttttaaaagatattttttaaatgttaatctaacttaaaagataagaattaagataattatatttaaaaattatttattttagttcatttaaaaaaaagttctgacttataaataaaattatccaAACCCTTGAATATAAACATTTATAAGTCACTTATGCagtttaagtcataagttacttattttaagatttctcaAACGGGCACTAGTTTGGGGTTGCGCAGTTGGTCTAAAGCCTTTTTTCCATTGGAAAGGTTTTGGATTCAAATCCCTCGGTGAACTTATTTTTTTTAGATTCATTTTGATCCCCCCTCTGGCACtttgtgtgtgtgtgagttgCCACAGTTGCAATAAACTTATATTTTGTTGGGCACCATAATAACCAATGTTATGGTGTACCACTGCCCAATCCAATTAATTATAATACACAAGAATGAGATGGAGATGATCAGATGAACATATTATTGACATGCATGACTCTGCATGATTTTCTCATCACTTGTGTTTTTTATTTACCTGGACATGTTTGATATTTGGTATTTGAATGTTATTATGTAGTAAATATGCTTAAATTGGACTTAGTATTCTATTACTTTCGATCAAATTGACTTGTTGGTTTTTTAGTTTTTACTAGTAGTCGAGCGACTAGCAGACTAGTCTTCTCAAAGGTATTCGGGCGATGAGGCTCGACCGTGATAATATTACCATGCACATAATAATGAAAAAAGTCATACTTTTATTGTTTATATATGTACATGTTCTCCCTTAAAATTTATCGAGGAGTCTGAAACTTGAAAATAtgatatttaatttttttttaatggTAGAAGTGGAAACTGAAAATAGTATAAAACAGAAAGTATGATATTTATCTTAATCTCAATACCTTCAAGAAAGGAAGACGAAAATGGCCAATAAGGAACAGAGAGATAGAATAAAGGTGTCCAAGGATGGTGGTATCAAAGACAGTTGCGAGGATTTAGAAAATAGGCAAGTTAACGAGAAGGAACAAAAGAGTTTCTTTAATACATGGTTTCATTGAATTTCTGTAAAAAAATGTTTTGTGTAAAGAAACACAATTTTTCCATTTTTCATTTTGTTTTTCGAAATTAAATGTTTATCCATAAAGTAAAAGTTAAATTAGTAAATGAttcaaactcatttttttttgCTTTTGTATATGTACTGTATAGACATTATATTTCTACCCAACTATTTCTCCAGTCGGAATTTTGTGTATCGATAATGGTTGGCGGTAGCTTCAAACATGCATCATGGTTTTATGCATTGCTCAATTTGCATTTTCTTACTGAGGTTGGTAATGTTAAGCACAAATATATGTAATATACGCATATTTGAGGCCTAATTGATGGGATCTAAACTACTCTTTTAACTTGTAAATGATTTAAAGTGTTTGTTCACATTTTTGAGAGTTTGGATAAAGAAAAATTGAACACTCATCCAGAGGACTAAAACGGCCATTGGGAAGATGAACATAAAAGTCAACCTGCTCTAAAAAGACATGATGCATAAACACGACTGCCAACATATTATGGTCCTTCATTCAATTTATGGTACTATGAAGTTCATTTTTTCAAGCCTTCCCcatcatgatttatgaatatatatttatacagATTTTTGGAATTATGTGGAAGAATCTTTCACGTGGACTGATCTTCCGTCAAAGTTCCCTACAAAATTTGTGCAGTTTCCGGTATGTGGCTCTCGTATTCTTTCTCTTTCTTCCCTAATCCAAGATTTCTCGTCAAGATATTTGTCGAAATGAATCTGATATAAGGCTTTTATTTCAGTTGTATATTGCCAAAGCACATACAAACTATGTTGACTGCAATAGGTGGATTGGGGATCTTATTTTGTCCAAGGTGCAGTCCTAATTAATACACCTCTGATTGACAGTTCATGACCGTAGGTATTAAGCAGTGTAattagtttattttttttaaaaaaaattacttcTAATAACAGAGTGTTCAGAATGAAATGGTGTTATGGGAGCCAATACTAAAAGATCAGCAGCCAGGGGAGGTTAGACGTTTGTAATTGTCATTTTTCATGCTTTTGAGATATTAGTATTTGCACGTGCATCTCTCA is a window of Apium graveolens cultivar Ventura chromosome 11, ASM990537v1, whole genome shotgun sequence DNA encoding:
- the LOC141698580 gene encoding polycomb group protein FERTILIZATION-INDEPENDENT ENDOSPERM-like; its protein translation is MKGKKGAAILTEMVNKEPVGFEVVIGSLTPSKTRKYTLTNRLWEGDRPLYGISYNFIDSKFFNLFATVGGNRVTVYQCLEEGRIAHLQSYVDSDKDESFYTVTWSCNLEGKPLLVAGGVNGVIRVIDVENEKIHKSIVGHGNSINEIRTQMLKPQLVLSASKDESVRLWNVQTGICILIFAGSGGHRNEVLSVDFHPSDQYRIASCGMDNTVKIWSMKDFWNYVEESFTWTDLPSKFPTKFVQFPLYIAKAHTNYVDCNRWIGDLILSKSVQNEMVLWEPILKDQQPGEGSVDILQKYPVPDCDMWFIKFSCDFFYNAAAIGNKDGKVFVWDLLSSPPVLITRLPRGTSSTIRQTAISFDGKTILSCSDDGLICRWDEATS